The following proteins come from a genomic window of Montipora capricornis isolate CH-2021 chromosome 9, ASM3666992v2, whole genome shotgun sequence:
- the LOC138016041 gene encoding serine/threonine-protein kinase PLK4-like, whose product MLLLESSERLCETSRSKMTSRFMGDSIEDFQVLEVIGKGGFACVYRASCISTGQEVAIKMIDKKGMRTSGLVARVRNEVEIHCQLKHPSILELYNYFEDANYVYLILEMCHNGEVNRYLKKTGRPVSENQARHIMTQVVKGVLYLHSHGIIHRDLTLGNILLTSGMDAKIGDFGLAARLSMPNEKHYTMCGTPNYISPEIATRGPHGLESDVWSLGCMLYTLLVGKPPFDTEAVKSTLNRVVLADYDLPSNLSTEAQDLITNLLKKNPGDRITLSGILDHPFMTQERLLKYSSTGHLYLRQNVVEQSVDSGTGTIATVSTGLGTSRSSRSNFGKVGDHKKSLDSQADDEVFITASSDHHSDVWPRHSHGQHPPSPPVRQRASHIDRTSTSNHNTTFAKDMIRGTEVAPPPSSTFKQATNSASWLTNITSSTFGNKPAKGLEMSSGGNNLITKFKNYNASKYSSSFGNTLGDFLKNPTTGTNNSSSGFGSAETQLGQQEGGYPSTASDLSHHSFSEQTPTEVSKSGFKETVEDHREHRRHGSNSVTKDSGLDFSHVKDGNAPRKHEEQCKANQRSKYEASRSKSLGDIVEPLNSERLRPIRQKTRNAVVSILDNGEVALEFFHHKNGEDRVFEVLRISQNGMKIAVYQPNGKGGVPLSQQPPPIGCESASTYLFSSLPSRYWKKYQYATRFVHLVRKKTPKVTMYSKHAKCMLMENFPHADFEVCFYNGAKVHQSQECTRIIEPGGVSYTLESVGGLDGVTQEMKPLLEHAQSCYQRCVHLEKVINKEESESCGGRYFPFVVCRKPPVSRNRSLKESTDHPQAHNPRPPESIENLTVTSPSTVAPVSTSLLSFEGTMNSAIQNMRPSSTGKGHDPHRRSQSSGDESDAKSRPHSGPEKREQGNQLINMSGAQQGALSSPSSHVIKSVFVQGVGWASQLSTGEVWVQYNDGSQMVVQSSVTSIKYTDSCGTMTRYSHSDRLPEPIKNKLSCLPIIIESLVASPKMVS is encoded by the exons ATGTTGTTGCTCGAATCGTCGGAACGTTTGTGTGAAACTTCTCGATCGAAGATGACTTCTCGATTTATGGGCGACTCCATAGAG GATTTCCAAGTTCTGGAAGTAATAGGCAAGGGTGGCTTTGCATGTGTGTACCGTGCCAGTTGCATATCAACAGGACAAGAAGTTGCCATCAAAATG attGACAAGAAGGGCATGAGAACATCAGGATTGGTGGCAAGGGTACGAAACGAAGTTGAAATTCACTGCCAACTTAAACATCCTTCTATTCTTGAG CTTTATAACTACTTTGAAGATGCAAACTATGTCTACCTTATCCTTGAAATGTGCCACAATGGAGAAGTCAATCGATACCTCAAGAAAACTGGACGACCAGTCAGTGAAAATCAGG CTCGTCATATCATGACCCAAGTGGTCAAAGGTGTTCTGTATCTTCATTCGCATGGCATTATTCATCGAGATCTAACCTTGGGAAACATTCTCTTGACAAGTGGAATGGATGCT AAAATTGGTGATTTTGGCCTTGCAGCAAGACTGTCGATGCCTAATGAGAAGCACTACACTATGTGTGGAACCCCAAACTACATTTCACC GGAGATAGCCACAAGAGGTCCTCATGGCCTAGAGTCTGACGTCTGGTCACTGGGCTGTATGCTCTACACTCTACTCGTTGGAAAACCTCCTTTTGAC aCAGAAGCAGTGAAAAGCACCTTAAACAGAGTAGTTTTAGCTGATTATGATTTACCAAG TAATCTTTCAACAGAGGCCCAGGATCTTATCACAAATTTGTTGAAGAAG AATCCAGGAGACAGAATTACCCTTTCAG GGATCTTAGATCATCCGTTTATGACCCAGGAAAGACTATTAAAGTATTCATCAACAGGTCATCTGTATCTTCGACAG AATGTTGTCGAGCAGTCAGTTGACAGTGGAACTGGTACCATAGCAACTGTATCAACAGGCCTTGGTACAAGTAGATCATCGAGGTCAAATTTTGGTAAAGTGGGTGATCACAAAAAGTCTTTGGACTCTCAAGCAGATGATGAAGTTTTTATCACTGCATCTTCTGACCATCATTCTGATGTCTGGCCAAGACACAGCCACGGCCAGCACCCACCCTCTCCACCCGTTAGACAACGAGCAAG cCACATTGACAGAACCAGCACCTCAAATCACAATACCACCTTTGCTAAAGATATGATTAGAGGAACAGAAGTGGCTCCACCTCCTTCCTCAACCTTTAAGCAGGCTACAAACTCTGCATCATGGCTTACTAACATTACCAGCTCGACCTTtggaaacaaaccagcaaaaggctTGGAAATGTCTAGTGGTGGAAACAACCTCATTACCAAATTCAA gaATTACAATGCTAGCAAATATAGCAGTTCCTTTGGTAACACCTTGGGTGACTTCCTCAAGAATCCTACCACTGGCACAAACAATAGCAGCAGTGGCTTTGGCAGTGCAGAAACGCAATTGGGTCAACAGGAAGGTGGCTACCCATCGACTGCCTCAGATCTTAGTCATCACAGTTTTAGCGAGCAGACTCCTACTGAGGTCAGCAAGTCTGGTTTTAAGGAGACAGTTGAGGATCACAGAGAACATCGGCGCCATGGCAGCAATAGTGTTACAAAAGACTCTGGTTTGGATTTTTCTCATGTTAAAGACGGCAATGCACCAAGAAAGCATGAGGAACAATGCAAAGCAAATCAGCGTAGCAAATATGAGGCTTCAAGATCAAAGTCTCTAGGAGACATTGTCGAACCTTTGAACTCTGAAAGGTTGCGGCCAATCAGGCAAAAGACTAGAAATGCTGTTGTCAGTATTCTTGATAACGGAGAGGTTGCTTTAGAGTTTTTTCATCATAAAAATGGAGAAGACAGAGTTTTTGAGGTTCTGCGAATATCACAAAATGGGATGAAAATAGCAGTGTATCAGCCAAATGGAAAGGGAGGGGTACCACTCTCGCAACAACCCCCTCCAATAGGGTGTGAGTCAGCCTCTACATACCTGTTTTCCAGCTTGCCGTCTAGATACTGGAAGAAGTATCAGTATGCTACTAGATTTGTTCATCTGGTTCGCAAGAAGACACCAAAG gtaACAATGTACTCCAAGCATGCAAAGTGCATGTTAATGGAAAATTTTCCACATGCTGACTTTGAAGTTTGCTTTTATAACG GGGCCAAAGTTCATCAGTCACAGGAATGCACAAGGATAATTGAACCTGGTGGAGTATCATACACATTGGAATCAGTTGGTGGCCTGGATGGCGTCACTCAAGAAATGAAACCCCTATTGGAGCATGCTCAAAGTTGTTATCAACGGTGTGTTCATCTGGAGAAAGTCATTAATAAAGAAGAGAGTGAGAGTTGTGGAGGACGCTACTTCCCCTTTGTTGTGTGTCGTAAGCCACCAGTTTCAAGAAACAGGTCGCTGAAAGAAAGCACTGATCACCCTCAGGCGCACAATCCAAG GCCCCCTGAATCCATAGAGAATTTAACAGTGACTTCGCCAAGTACAGTAGCACCCGTCAGTACATCGTTACTCTCATTTGAAGGAACTATGAATAGTGCTATCCAAAATATGAGACCATCTTCAACTGGCAAAGGTCATGATCCTCACAGAAGGTCACAGTCTTCTGGAGATGAATCTGATGCAAAGTCAAGACCACATTCAGGGCCAGAGAAAAGAGAACAGGGGAACCAGCTTATCAATATGAGTGGGGCCCAACAAGGAGCCttgtcatcaccatcatcacaTGTCATCAAGAGTGTGTTTGTGCAAGGAGTGGGATGGGCCTCCCAG CTGTCAACAGGAGAAGTGTGGGTTCAGTATAATGATGGATCTCAGATGGTGGTTCAGTCATCTGTGACAAGTATTAAGTATACAGACAGTTGCGGAACGATGACAAG ATACAGTCACTCTGACAGATTGCCTGAACCAATCAAGAACAAGCTCTCTTGCCTTCCTATCATCATAGAAAGTCTAGTGGCCTCACCTAAGATGGTGTCATAA